From a single Nostoc edaphicum CCNP1411 genomic region:
- the gor gene encoding glutathione-disulfide reductase has product MTFDYDLFVIGAGSGGLAASKRAASYGAKVAIAEYDLVGGTCVIRGCVPKKLMVYGSHFPALFSDASGYGWKVGNAEFNWEYFITSIDNEVRRLSQLHISFLEKAGVELISGRATLVDPHTVEVDGRKVTADKILIAVGGRPVKPDLPGVEYSITSNEIFHLKEQPKHIVIIGAGYIGTEFACIMRGLGSEVTQITRGEKILKGFDEDVRTEIEEGMTNHGIRLIKNNVVKAIERVPEGLKLTLSGDDQEPIIADVFLVATGRTPNVDGLGLENAGVDVVPSSIEGPGYDTTNAIAVNEYSQTSQPNIFAVGDVTDRISLTPVAIGEGRAFADSEFGNNRREFSHETVPTAIFSNPESATVGWTEAEAREKLGDAVTIYRTRFRPMYHSLTGKQEKIMMKLVVDSKTDKVLGAHMVGENAAEIIQGMAIAVKMGATKKDFDATVGIHPSAAEEFVTMR; this is encoded by the coding sequence ATGACTTTTGATTACGACCTGTTTGTGATTGGTGCGGGTTCTGGAGGTTTGGCGGCTTCCAAAAGAGCGGCTAGTTATGGCGCAAAAGTGGCGATCGCTGAATATGATTTAGTTGGTGGCACTTGTGTGATTCGCGGTTGTGTTCCCAAAAAACTTATGGTCTATGGCTCTCACTTTCCTGCATTGTTCAGTGACGCTTCAGGCTATGGCTGGAAAGTGGGTAATGCTGAGTTTAACTGGGAATATTTCATTACATCTATAGATAATGAAGTTCGGCGACTGTCGCAACTACATATAAGCTTTTTAGAAAAAGCCGGAGTGGAACTAATTTCAGGTCGCGCCACATTGGTAGACCCCCACACGGTAGAAGTTGATGGACGAAAAGTTACAGCAGACAAAATTTTAATTGCTGTTGGTGGGCGTCCTGTCAAGCCAGATTTACCAGGAGTGGAATATAGCATTACCTCCAACGAAATCTTTCATTTAAAAGAACAACCAAAACACATCGTCATTATTGGCGCTGGTTATATTGGCACAGAATTTGCTTGTATTATGCGCGGTTTGGGTTCTGAGGTAACACAAATTACCAGAGGTGAAAAGATTTTGAAGGGTTTTGATGAGGATGTCCGTACAGAAATTGAAGAGGGAATGACGAATCACGGAATTCGGTTGATTAAGAATAATGTGGTGAAAGCAATTGAACGTGTGCCAGAAGGTTTGAAACTGACTTTATCAGGAGACGATCAAGAACCAATAATTGCCGACGTATTTTTAGTTGCGACAGGTCGAACTCCCAATGTAGATGGACTAGGTTTAGAAAATGCTGGGGTTGATGTTGTCCCTAGTTCTATCGAAGGCCCTGGATATGACACTACAAATGCGATCGCAGTCAATGAATATAGTCAAACTAGTCAACCAAATATTTTCGCTGTTGGCGATGTCACTGACCGAATCAGTTTAACTCCCGTGGCCATTGGCGAAGGTCGCGCTTTTGCCGATAGTGAATTTGGGAATAACCGCCGTGAATTTTCTCACGAAACTGTTCCCACAGCCATATTTTCTAATCCAGAATCCGCGACCGTCGGCTGGACAGAAGCCGAAGCCCGCGAGAAACTTGGTGATGCTGTTACAATTTATCGCACTCGCTTCCGGCCCATGTACCACAGTTTGACTGGTAAGCAAGAGAAGATAATGATGAAGTTAGTGGTTGATAGCAAGACTGATAAAGTGCTGGGCGCTCACATGGTAGGTGAAAATGCAGCCGAGATTATTCAAGGTATGGCGATCGCTGTGAAAATGGGCGCAACCAAAAAAGACTTTGACGCTACTGTGGGTATTCATCCCTCAGCCGCAGAGGAATTTGTCACAATGCGTTAA
- a CDS encoding FecR family protein produces the protein MFYKSFPLLVISLWAVIVLPLPNRVSAITPLTRAEIQNLRNIVQLIPKDKLKKRPARKLDAMTPGDGLSTGRASLADLRFNDGSLARVGEQALFQFLPKTRDFKLSNGTVLLLIPPGQGQTRIQTPNAAAAIRGSALFVRYDQQTDTTIVGALTNSGIEVSNKEASETQVLEAGQMVIIVKGKFDRLYDFDLRNFYETSQLVRELDLNRQNPVPTPDPAITSVQAETVEALEAQPPIKGEGVFEMKLTPTPDTPAKTTPNASTETKPNASTETKPNASTETKPNASTETTPVTPIETTSDTPTETTPVTPIETTSDTPTETTPVTPIETTPVTPTKTTPVTPIEKLLNTPIEKLLNTPIETTPITPIETTPITPIETTPDTPIEPTPDTPIEPTPDTPIEPTPVTPIETTPDTPIEPTPDTPIEPTPVTPIEPTPDTPIETTPNTPIETTPDTPIEPTPVTPIEPTPDTPIETTPNTPIETTPVTPIEPTPVTPIETTPVTPIEPTPVTPIEPTPVTPIETTPVTPIETTPDTPIEPTPVTPSDSPST, from the coding sequence ATGTTTTATAAATCGTTTCCATTATTGGTGATTAGTTTATGGGCAGTTATAGTGCTGCCTTTGCCAAATCGGGTAAGCGCCATAACTCCTCTAACGCGAGCAGAGATTCAGAACCTCCGCAACATCGTACAACTGATACCGAAAGATAAATTGAAGAAACGTCCTGCACGCAAATTAGATGCGATGACTCCTGGGGACGGGTTGTCAACTGGTAGAGCTTCCCTAGCAGATTTACGTTTCAACGATGGCTCTTTGGCACGAGTTGGAGAACAGGCGTTATTTCAATTTTTACCGAAGACTCGTGACTTTAAACTGTCAAATGGGACTGTGTTGCTGCTCATCCCACCAGGACAAGGACAAACACGTATACAAACACCAAATGCAGCAGCAGCAATTCGTGGTTCAGCATTATTTGTGCGCTACGACCAACAAACAGACACCACTATTGTGGGTGCGCTAACAAATAGCGGCATTGAAGTTTCTAACAAGGAAGCTTCTGAAACTCAGGTGTTGGAAGCAGGGCAAATGGTGATTATAGTTAAAGGGAAATTTGATAGGTTATATGATTTTGATCTAAGAAATTTTTATGAAACGAGCCAACTGGTTCGAGAACTTGATTTGAACAGGCAAAATCCTGTACCTACACCTGATCCTGCAATCACAAGTGTTCAAGCCGAAACTGTTGAGGCTTTGGAAGCACAGCCACCGATAAAAGGCGAGGGAGTATTTGAAATGAAGCTAACTCCTACACCCGACACCCCAGCTAAGACAACACCTAACGCCTCAACTGAGACAAAACCCAACGCCTCAACTGAGACAAAACCCAACGCCTCAACTGAGACAAAACCCAACGCCTCAACTGAGACAACACCAGTCACCCCAATTGAGACAACATCCGACACCCCAACTGAGACAACACCAGTCACCCCAATTGAGACAACATCCGACACCCCAACTGAGACAACACCAGTAACCCCAATTGAGACAACACCAGTCACCCCAACTAAGACAACACCAGTCACCCCAATTGAGAAATTACTCAACACCCCAATTGAGAAATTACTCAACACCCCAATTGAGACAACACCCATAACTCCAATTGAGACAACACCCATAACTCCAATTGAGACAACACCCGACACCCCAATTGAGCCAACACCCGACACCCCAATTGAGCCAACACCCGACACCCCAATTGAGCCAACACCTGTAACTCCAATTGAGACAACACCCGACACCCCAATTGAGCCAACACCTGACACCCCAATTGAGCCAACACCTGTAACTCCAATTGAGCCAACACCCGACACCCCAATTGAGACAACACCCAACACTCCAATTGAGACAACACCCGACACCCCAATTGAGCCAACACCTGTAACTCCAATTGAGCCAACACCCGACACCCCAATTGAGACAACACCCAACACCCCAATTGAGACAACACCTGTAACTCCAATTGAGCCAACACCTGTAACTCCAATTGAGACAACACCTGTAACTCCAATTGAGCCAACACCTGTAACCCCAATTGAGCCAACACCTGTAACTCCAATTGAGACAACACCTGTAACTCCAATTGAGACAACACCTGATACCCCAATTGAGCCAACACCTGTAACTCCAAGTGACTCTCCAAGCACATAA